The Meiothermus sp. QL-1 DNA window CCCACGAAGCCGATGATGCCGGCCTGTACCACCGAGAGGGCGGTGAGCAGCGTGGAGAGGGCCACCAGCAAAAGCCGAAGGGCCGGGAGCGGCAGCCCCAGGCTGCGCGCGGTCTCCTCCCCCAGGGCCAGGGCGTTCAGGGTCCTGGAAAGCCCCCACAAAAGGGGCAGCGCCAGCAAAAGCCCCAGGGCCAGCATCCCCACCCCCCGCCAGCCCATGAAGCTGAGGCTGCCCAGGGTGTAGCTGAAGACCTCGCGGATGCGGTCGGTGTCCAAGAGCAGCAGCAGGGTGGAAAGGCCGGTGAGCACGCTGCCCACCACCACCCCGGCCAGGATCAGGTGCTGGCCGCTCTGGGCCCCTCCGGCCAGACTCAGGGTTAGCACCACCGCCAGCAGCGCCCCCAGGAAGGCCCCCAGAGCCGCGGTGGTGGGCAGGCTGGCGAAGAAGAGGCCGGCTCCGAAGCCTCCCAGGACCCCGCTCAGGCTCAGGGTGAGGGTGAAGCCGAAGGAGGCCCCTGCGGCCACCCCCATCAAGTAGGGGTCGGCCAGGGGGTTGCGGAAGAGGCCCTGGTAGGCAGCGCCAGCCAGACCCAAAGCAGCCCCCACCAGCATGGCCCCTAGCACCCGGGGCAGGCGCAGTTCGGTGACGATGGGGTTCTCGTGCTGGCCGAGCAGGGCCGCCACCACCTCGGCCGGGGGGATGTGGACCGCCCCCTGTCCTACCCCCAGGACCAGCGCTACGGCCAGGAAAAAGAGCAGAGCGGTGAAGACCAGGCCCCGCCGGGCTGCCAGGCCGACCCCTCCCCAGCCTAAATGCCCCTGCATGGCCTACCTGAGCTCAGGGTGGAAGCAGCCGATGAGGAGCCTGAGCCCCTGGGCCACGCGGGGGCCCGGGCGGGAGAGCAGGTCGGTGGCCTCGCCGCTGAAGGCGCAGATGCGGTTTTGCTGCACCGCGGGGAGGGCAGCCCAGCCGGGCCGGTTCTTGATGGCCGCCACCTCGGGATGGGTGACCACGATGACCTGGGGCCTCCGCTGCAGCACCAGCTCGGGGCTGATCTTGGGGAAGTTGCCCAGCTCAGCGGGGATGATGTTCTGCCCTCGAGCCTTTTCAATCAGGGTGCCGATGAAGGAGCTGGGCCCCGCGGTGTAAGGGGTGGGGTCAATCTCGTAGTAGACGGTGGGGCGCTCCTTGGCCTTGGCGGCCTGGCTTTCCAGGGCGAAGACCTCGGCCTGGATGCGGGCCACCAGCCGCTCGGCCTCGGCCCGCATCCCAAGCATCTGGCCGTAGACCCTGGCGGTGCGGAAGATGTCGGCGTAGGTCTGGGGCCGGGTGATGTAGACGGTGAGGCCGGCCCGCTCGAGGGTGTCCACGATGCGGGGCGAGTTCACAATTACCAGGTCGGGCTTGAGGGCCACGATGAGTTCGGGGTTGGGGTTGATGAGCCCCCCGGCCTTGGGCAGGTTGCGCACCATCTCCGGCCAGTTGGAGAACTGGTCGGTGGCCACGATGCGCCGGCAGGCTGCCTCGGACAGGCTGCAGATGGTCTCGGTGGCCGAGGGCAGCATGGTCACGATGCGCTGGGGTGGCTTTTGTAGGGTGATGGTGCGGCCCTGGTCGTCGGTGAGGGTGAGGGGAAACTGGGCTAGAGCAAGACCGAGGAGGAGTGTCAGCAGGACAAAGAGGGTTCGTTTCATTGTGGCTCCCTAAAGCTCGAGCTTGGATTTCGCCATGAGACCGGGAACCCCGTTCTCTCCCGTTGTGCGCGGGAGTCCTCAGTTGCGGCTCCTGAGGACTTCTCGGCAGGTATTCGGGCTTAGGGCCTTGGGCCCCTTACCGCTGCGCAACAGCGCCGGACTTTCACCGGACTTCCCCACTTTAAGGCTGGACTACGCGCCCAGCCACCGAGAGCGGCTCGAGCTTTGCTAAACCCTAGCGGGTCGCACGTTACAATTTAGCCTGGGCCAGGGGCTTTGGACAAGCCGGGCAACCGGGTAGCCTGGAAGGGTGCGCTATCTGAGGGTGCTCTGGCGTTTTTGGACCACGGCGCTGGCCGCAGAGCTCGAGTACCGTGGCAACTTCTTTCTGGCCGCTCTTTCGGCTTTGGGAGGGGCAGCCGGGAGCCTTTTTGGTATCTCGCTCCTCTACCAAGGCGGCTACCAGCCAGGGGGGTGGCGCTTTGAGGAGGCGCTGCTGGTGCTGGCGGCTTTTTTGATGCTGGATGGCTTTTCTCTGGTGCTTTTGTACCCCAACCTGGGCCGCATCGTGGAGCACGTGCAGAAGGGCACTTTAGACTTCGTGCTGCTCAAACCCATCGACAGCCAGTTCTGGCTTTCCTTCCGCAGCCTCTCGCCCTGGGGCCTGAGCGATGGGCTGATTGGCCTGGGGCTTTGGTTCTATGCGGCCGGGCAGCTAGGGCTGGGATGGATGGACCACCTGCGGGGTATTTTCCTTTTGGCTTCGGCCATGCTGATGCTTTATAGCCTTTGGTTCGTTATCGGCGCCACCAGCATCTACTTCGTCAAGGTGGCCAACGCGGTGGAGGTGTTGCGGGCTTTGCTGGAGGCTGGACGCTTCCCGGTGCAGGCCTTCCCCCCTGCCTACCGATTTGTCTTTACCTTCCTGGTGCCGGTGGCCTTCCTCACCACGGTGCCCGCCGAGGCGGTGCTCGGCCGGCTGGGCCCGGCCAGCTTTGGGCTGGCCGTGGGCCTGGCCCTGGCGCTCCTGCTGGGGGCCCGGCTTTTCTGGCGTCTGGCCTTGAGGAGCTACACCTCGGCCTCGAGCTGACCTAGGCGGGCTTGGTTTCGGCCTCTTTCCACACCGCCCGCAGCTTGCGCCAGACGGTGAAGCCCAGAAGCAGGGCGATGCCCAGGGCGGTCACCCCG harbors:
- a CDS encoding ABC transporter permease, with protein sequence MRYLRVLWRFWTTALAAELEYRGNFFLAALSALGGAAGSLFGISLLYQGGYQPGGWRFEEALLVLAAFLMLDGFSLVLLYPNLGRIVEHVQKGTLDFVLLKPIDSQFWLSFRSLSPWGLSDGLIGLGLWFYAAGQLGLGWMDHLRGIFLLASAMLMLYSLWFVIGATSIYFVKVANAVEVLRALLEAGRFPVQAFPPAYRFVFTFLVPVAFLTTVPAEAVLGRLGPASFGLAVGLALALLLGARLFWRLALRSYTSASS
- a CDS encoding iron ABC transporter permease, yielding MQGHLGWGGVGLAARRGLVFTALLFFLAVALVLGVGQGAVHIPPAEVVAALLGQHENPIVTELRLPRVLGAMLVGAALGLAGAAYQGLFRNPLADPYLMGVAAGASFGFTLTLSLSGVLGGFGAGLFFASLPTTAALGAFLGALLAVVLTLSLAGGAQSGQHLILAGVVVGSVLTGLSTLLLLLDTDRIREVFSYTLGSLSFMGWRGVGMLALGLLLALPLLWGLSRTLNALALGEETARSLGLPLPALRLLLVALSTLLTALSVVQAGIIGFVGFVAPHALRQLVGGDYRYLLPASALGGALLLALADWAARAVVRPAELPVGVITTLLGGPFFLYLLWRARRELRWG
- a CDS encoding ABC transporter substrate-binding protein, coding for MKRTLFVLLTLLLGLALAQFPLTLTDDQGRTITLQKPPQRIVTMLPSATETICSLSEAACRRIVATDQFSNWPEMVRNLPKAGGLINPNPELIVALKPDLVIVNSPRIVDTLERAGLTVYITRPQTYADIFRTARVYGQMLGMRAEAERLVARIQAEVFALESQAAKAKERPTVYYEIDPTPYTAGPSSFIGTLIEKARGQNIIPAELGNFPKISPELVLQRRPQVIVVTHPEVAAIKNRPGWAALPAVQQNRICAFSGEATDLLSRPGPRVAQGLRLLIGCFHPELR